From Chryseobacterium salivictor, a single genomic window includes:
- a CDS encoding OsmC family protein, translated as MEPHLYNVDITWSKDRQGEMSSPELSTTVEIATPPQFPKGVEGIWSPEHLFTSAVASCLMTTFLSIAENSKLEFTGFTCKSHGKLEQIEGKFLMTEVILEPTVTIANESEREKAERVLQKSKQHCLISNSIKSKVTMKTTIVTL; from the coding sequence ATGGAACCTCATTTATATAACGTAGATATTACCTGGTCGAAAGACCGGCAGGGAGAAATGTCTTCACCGGAACTTTCCACAACCGTAGAAATCGCTACTCCACCGCAATTCCCAAAAGGCGTGGAAGGAATTTGGTCTCCCGAACATTTGTTCACTTCTGCAGTTGCAAGTTGCCTGATGACCACATTTTTATCTATCGCGGAAAATTCCAAATTAGAGTTCACAGGTTTCACGTGCAAATCACACGGAAAACTGGAGCAAATAGAAGGAAAATTCCTAATGACAGAAGTTATTTTGGAACCAACTGTTACTATTGCGAATGAAAGCGAACGTGAAAAAGCAGAACGTGTTTTACAAAAATCTAAGCAGCATTGCTTGATCTCCAATTCAATAAAGTCGAAAGTCACAATGAAAACTACAATCGTCACTCTTTAA
- a CDS encoding TolC family protein: protein MKKLLFLLFISTQIFGQDTLQISKKDLEARIEGQNLSVKLANDEVNAAKASLLETRAMYLPNVTASYTGISTNNPLMAFGSKLNQERITMMDFDPAKLNNPDNIFNFATKLEVQQPIFNKDAVYRKKAGEVQVDVLKIKAERTKEYLQFDLNKAYLQLQMAYKVVNVLEKARQTTLANKKVIDNYYKNGMIQKSEVLYMEVRVSEIESQIQYAKSNVRNTSDYLYFLLNEDSNNKVLKPQDEFSYQENIVEENPQLNVNRKDLQAYEKSLEAYHYLIKSSEAKFLPKLNAFGSFELHDNKPYQFNANGYLVGLQLSWNIFDGLKAKSEQEKYRADLSKAQTEIQQYQKQNQLELNKSYRQVLDADRKVSLTKLSWEQSGEAYRIRKNRYGQGLEKSSDLLSAETQMSQKELEYQQAIFEYNSVLEYYKFLK, encoded by the coding sequence ATGAAAAAATTATTGTTTTTACTCTTTATTTCTACCCAAATTTTTGGTCAGGATACTCTTCAGATTTCTAAAAAAGATTTGGAAGCCCGAATTGAAGGACAAAATTTATCGGTAAAATTAGCCAACGATGAAGTGAATGCTGCAAAAGCAAGTTTACTGGAAACCAGAGCGATGTATTTGCCTAATGTAACCGCTTCTTACACGGGAATTTCCACCAATAATCCATTGATGGCATTTGGTTCAAAACTGAATCAGGAGCGCATTACGATGATGGATTTTGATCCGGCAAAACTCAACAATCCAGATAATATTTTCAATTTCGCCACGAAACTGGAAGTTCAGCAACCGATTTTTAATAAAGATGCCGTTTATCGGAAAAAAGCGGGCGAAGTTCAGGTAGATGTTTTAAAAATAAAAGCAGAACGAACCAAAGAATATCTTCAGTTCGATTTGAATAAAGCCTATCTGCAACTGCAAATGGCTTATAAAGTGGTTAATGTTTTGGAAAAAGCCAGACAAACCACACTTGCCAATAAAAAAGTCATCGACAATTATTACAAAAACGGCATGATACAAAAATCAGAAGTTCTGTACATGGAGGTAAGAGTTTCCGAAATCGAAAGCCAAATTCAATATGCGAAATCCAATGTGAGAAATACATCTGATTATCTCTATTTTTTGTTGAACGAAGATTCTAACAATAAAGTTCTTAAACCTCAGGACGAATTCTCTTATCAGGAAAATATTGTAGAAGAAAATCCGCAACTGAATGTGAACAGAAAAGATTTGCAGGCGTATGAGAAATCTTTGGAAGCATACCATTATCTCATCAAATCATCGGAAGCGAAATTCTTACCCAAATTAAATGCATTCGGCAGTTTTGAATTACATGACAACAAGCCCTATCAGTTTAATGCCAACGGATATTTGGTCGGACTGCAATTATCCTGGAATATTTTCGACGGTTTAAAAGCGAAAAGCGAACAGGAAAAATACCGCGCAGATTTATCCAAAGCACAAACTGAAATTCAGCAATACCAAAAACAAAATCAGTTGGAACTCAACAAATCTTACCGACAGGTTTTAGATGCAGACCGAAAAGTTTCCCTCACCAAATTATCTTGGGAACAAAGCGGTGAAGCATATAGAATCCGAAAAAACAGATACGGTCAAGGTTTAGAAAAATCATCAGATTTACTTTCCGCCGAAACCCAAATGTCCCAAAAAGAACTGGAATATCAGCAGGCCATTTTCGAATATAATTCGGTTTTGGAATATTATAAATTTTTAAAATAG
- a CDS encoding efflux RND transporter periplasmic adaptor subunit, giving the protein MKILVYSVLLLGLSMSCSADEKGAALSQKPVQVTVNQPESNSEGAFATASGKLVSKNSVNVSTRMMGYITGLRAEVGQNVRAGQLLVSINSTDIQAKGGQANAQISQAQANFNSAKKDYDRFSNLYKSQSASQKELDDMRARYEMAKAGLDAAQAMKSEVNAQYRYTNITAPISGVITAKYAEQGDMASPGMPLLTIESPSALQAQVLVSEQNITLIKQGIPVKITLKSTNQEVGGTVAEISRSSANTGGQYLVKVNVSDSANLLSGMFVNVQFPFKNNGKTNLDFQEGVMIPKSALVENGQLTGVYTVSSNNTAILRWVKTGKHFGDQVEILSGLNAKEPYIVSAEGKLFNGAKVTK; this is encoded by the coding sequence ATGAAAATATTAGTTTACTCCGTCCTTCTTTTAGGATTATCGATGAGTTGTTCCGCTGACGAAAAAGGTGCAGCGCTTTCACAAAAACCGGTTCAGGTAACCGTCAATCAACCGGAATCCAATTCTGAAGGTGCTTTTGCAACCGCAAGCGGAAAATTAGTTTCCAAAAATTCTGTAAATGTAAGCACCAGAATGATGGGCTATATCACCGGACTGCGCGCAGAAGTTGGGCAAAATGTGCGTGCTGGTCAACTGCTGGTAAGCATCAATTCCACCGATATTCAGGCAAAAGGTGGACAAGCCAACGCCCAGATTTCACAGGCACAGGCAAATTTTAACAGTGCTAAAAAAGATTACGACCGTTTTTCTAATTTATATAAAAGCCAAAGTGCTTCTCAAAAAGAATTGGATGATATGCGAGCGCGGTACGAAATGGCAAAAGCAGGATTAGACGCGGCTCAAGCAATGAAAAGTGAAGTGAATGCACAATACAGATACACCAATATTACCGCGCCCATTTCCGGAGTCATTACTGCAAAATATGCCGAACAAGGCGATATGGCAAGTCCGGGAATGCCTTTGCTGACGATCGAATCTCCATCTGCTTTACAGGCACAGGTATTGGTTTCTGAGCAAAATATCACTTTAATAAAACAGGGAATTCCTGTGAAAATCACCTTGAAATCAACCAATCAGGAAGTCGGCGGAACAGTTGCGGAAATCAGCAGATCGTCCGCAAACACAGGTGGACAATACTTGGTTAAGGTGAATGTCTCCGACAGTGCCAATCTCCTCTCAGGAATGTTTGTGAACGTTCAATTCCCCTTTAAAAATAATGGAAAAACGAATCTGGATTTCCAGGAAGGTGTGATGATTCCCAAATCTGCTTTGGTAGAAAACGGACAGTTAACCGGAGTTTATACCGTAAGTTCAAACAATACTGCAATTCTTCGTTGGGTGAAAACCGGAAAACATTTCGGCGATCAGGTGGAGATTTTATCCGGTCTGAATGCGAAAGAACCGTACATCGTTTCTGCAGAAGGAAAATTGTTTAACGGAGCCAAAGTCACTAAATAA